In Haloarcula hispanica ATCC 33960, one DNA window encodes the following:
- a CDS encoding glycosyltransferase family 4 protein produces the protein MHILRVAQDIFPETVGGAPYHIHALSRDQAAMGHEVTVLTVSEEVEEREVTDQDGYTLIKQPPKLELLGNQIFANTVGDLRGLEDFDVVHTHSHLFFSSNVAALYCRMANIPIAITCHGLNSQRGPFWFSRAHLRTLGKWTYDSADVTLCYTDVEQSKLRDLGVDADIAVVNNGIDTNRFSPAGQTHPDIASQGGQAIVFVGRLVDGKRPQDVLAAFDTVRERCPDASLFFCGDGPLRDSLESTVADEGLTDAVEFLGRVPYQKMPSVFRAADLFVLPSRTEGFPRTVIEALACETPVVASDLEQTSKIVNQTGETVQVGNVEGFATAISDLLSDQRGLSELGKHGRAIVTTRYNWEETVQETTEILGQVAEIGDSVIRDKTESTSSPTPVVKDEI, from the coding sequence ATGCACATACTCCGGGTCGCCCAAGACATCTTCCCTGAAACTGTCGGTGGTGCGCCATATCACATACATGCTCTGAGCCGTGATCAGGCTGCGATGGGGCACGAGGTCACCGTCTTGACTGTCTCGGAAGAGGTGGAAGAGCGAGAGGTTACCGATCAAGACGGGTATACGTTGATCAAACAACCGCCGAAGCTAGAGCTCCTCGGGAATCAGATCTTCGCCAACACCGTCGGTGATCTACGTGGTCTGGAAGACTTCGACGTGGTTCACACCCACTCTCACCTGTTCTTCTCGAGTAACGTGGCCGCGCTGTACTGCCGAATGGCCAACATCCCGATTGCAATCACATGTCACGGCCTCAACTCACAACGAGGTCCGTTCTGGTTCTCGCGTGCACACCTTCGTACGCTGGGTAAGTGGACGTATGACTCGGCCGACGTCACGCTTTGCTACACCGATGTCGAGCAATCCAAACTTCGTGACCTCGGTGTCGACGCTGACATCGCGGTTGTAAACAACGGGATCGATACCAACCGCTTCTCCCCTGCTGGACAGACCCATCCCGATATCGCGAGCCAGGGCGGCCAGGCAATCGTGTTTGTCGGCCGCTTAGTCGACGGAAAGCGACCTCAGGACGTGTTAGCTGCATTCGATACGGTACGAGAGCGCTGTCCGGACGCATCGCTGTTCTTCTGTGGCGACGGCCCGCTTCGAGACAGTCTCGAATCGACGGTCGCTGACGAGGGACTTACAGATGCTGTAGAATTCCTGGGGCGGGTCCCCTATCAGAAAATGCCCTCGGTGTTCAGAGCAGCGGACCTGTTCGTCCTTCCGAGTCGGACTGAAGGCTTTCCACGGACAGTTATCGAAGCTTTAGCCTGTGAAACACCAGTTGTTGCCAGCGATCTCGAACAGACCTCGAAAATAGTCAACCAAACGGGAGAGACAGTCCAAGTTGGCAACGTCGAGGGATTCGCGACGGCGATTTCTGATTTGCTCAGCGATCAGCGCGGCCTCTCAGAACTGGGAAAACACGGCCGAGCAATCGTCACGACGCGTTACAACTGGGAAGAGACAGTGCAAGAGACAACGGAAATACTGGGCCAAGTGGCTGAAATCGGTGACTCCGTGATTCGAGACAAGACGGAATCGACCAGCAGTCCCACACCTGTGGTCAAGGACGAGATCTGA